The Streptomyces cynarae genome contains a region encoding:
- a CDS encoding alpha/beta fold hydrolase, which translates to MTTSAVHGIRRRTHRSRTAAAGCAFAALCAVTAAPAVADSGASEPKPTIVLVHGAFADGSSWSGVIERLESRGYTVMAPANPLRGLYSDSAYIASVLKSVKGPVVVVGHSYGGAVISTAAAGNPRVKSLVYISALMPDVGESGMSLSARFPSALGTATTSVPYRAGDASGTDLYLKRDKVHPVFAACLPASEANLLAVTQRPAASTAFSEKAQVAAWKDIPSWALVGRQDMTISPDQERFEAKRAGSHTVEIDTCHVSLIARPDAVTDLILKAATATPTGATRPALARRAGPAGR; encoded by the coding sequence ATGACCACATCCGCGGTCCACGGCATACGTCGCCGCACGCATCGCTCCCGCACCGCGGCGGCGGGATGCGCCTTCGCCGCCCTGTGCGCGGTCACGGCGGCTCCGGCCGTCGCAGACAGTGGCGCGAGCGAACCCAAGCCCACCATCGTCCTGGTGCACGGCGCCTTTGCCGACGGCTCCAGCTGGAGCGGGGTGATCGAACGGCTCGAGAGCCGCGGCTACACGGTCATGGCCCCGGCCAACCCACTGCGCGGGCTGTACAGCGACTCCGCCTACATCGCCTCGGTGCTCAAGAGCGTCAAAGGCCCCGTAGTAGTGGTCGGCCACTCCTACGGAGGAGCCGTGATCAGCACGGCCGCAGCCGGCAACCCCCGGGTGAAGTCCCTCGTGTACATCTCAGCGCTGATGCCCGACGTGGGCGAAAGCGGCATGTCGCTGTCCGCCCGCTTCCCCAGCGCCCTGGGCACCGCCACCACATCCGTGCCCTACCGAGCGGGCGACGCCAGCGGAACCGACCTGTACCTCAAGCGGGACAAGGTGCACCCGGTCTTCGCCGCCTGCCTGCCGGCGAGCGAGGCGAATCTGCTGGCGGTGACCCAGCGGCCCGCGGCCAGCACCGCGTTCTCGGAGAAGGCCCAGGTCGCGGCGTGGAAGGACATCCCCTCCTGGGCCCTCGTCGGCCGTCAGGACATGACCATCAGTCCGGATCAGGAACGCTTCGAGGCCAAGCGCGCCGGTTCCCACACCGTGGAGATCGACACCTGCCACGTGTCTCTGATCGCCCGCCCCGACGCCGTCACCGACCTGATCCTCAAGGCCGCCACCGCCACCCCTACCGGGGCAACGCGCCCGGCGCTCGCACGACGCGCAGGCCCTGCCGGGCGGTGA
- the rplU gene encoding 50S ribosomal protein L21, producing MYAIVRSGGRQHKVAVGDIVEVDKISTAKVGDTVELSTLLVVDGDSVTSDPWVLAGIKVQAEVVDHHKGQKIDILRYKNKTGYRRRQGHRQQYTAIKVTEIPTAAK from the coding sequence GTGTACGCGATCGTGCGCAGCGGTGGTCGCCAGCACAAGGTTGCTGTCGGCGACATCGTCGAGGTTGACAAGATTTCCACCGCCAAGGTCGGCGACACGGTCGAGCTCTCGACCCTGCTCGTGGTCGACGGCGACTCCGTGACCAGCGACCCGTGGGTGCTGGCCGGCATCAAGGTCCAGGCTGAGGTCGTGGACCACCACAAGGGCCAGAAGATCGACATTCTGCGCTACAAGAACAAGACCGGTTACCGCCGTCGCCAGGGCCACCGCCAGCAGTACACGGCGATCAAGGTCACCGAGATCCCCACGGCTGCGAAGTAA
- a CDS encoding alpha/beta hydrolase, translating to MKQTSSTRAVWTAVSAAVLCLAAPLTVSPTASASASAPAEAPSLNWTRCEGSGLDPRQRCASVEVPMDYSDPGGRKIDVVVSRIPGEKPSARRGALLLIPGGPGGSSLNDPSGKGQKLPQEVRDSYDLIGFAPRGLAPSTSVSCGLEHGDLALSKLRPWPAADGSVTGNMATARRMADACARNGGELIRHISTVDEARDIDRIRAALGERRLSAWGVSYGTYVGAVYSQLFPQRTDRVVLDSNDDPDPVRVSRGWLAAYETGVEDTFPEFARWASAPGNPDRVAATAAEVRPLFLRLAARLDRAPIPWPGANPEELNGNVLRQAMLDSFYTPSRFPALAKLMLAARSGTVPPAPAAQPDAVLQNVTAVSAATICNDVAWPRSAAAYLDDVAVSRREHPLTAGMPRNAMVCAAWPYPPEQAPVRIASRGPSGILLVQNAHDVATPLSGARKLREAFGARAVMVTVDSTGHGAYLANGNACGDRAVSRFLATGERPDRDVRCPKGPSRRGSYV from the coding sequence ATGAAGCAGACCAGCAGCACAAGAGCCGTCTGGACCGCCGTATCCGCCGCCGTCCTCTGTCTCGCCGCCCCGCTGACCGTCTCCCCGACCGCATCCGCATCCGCATCCGCGCCCGCGGAGGCCCCCTCCTTGAACTGGACCAGGTGCGAGGGCAGCGGGCTCGATCCCCGCCAGCGGTGTGCGTCCGTCGAGGTGCCGATGGACTACTCCGACCCCGGCGGCCGGAAGATCGACGTCGTGGTCTCCCGCATCCCCGGCGAGAAGCCGTCCGCCCGCCGCGGCGCGCTGCTGCTGATTCCCGGCGGTCCCGGAGGCTCAAGCCTCAACGACCCGTCGGGCAAGGGGCAGAAGCTGCCGCAGGAGGTGCGGGACTCCTACGACCTGATCGGTTTCGCGCCGCGCGGGCTCGCGCCCTCCACCTCTGTCAGCTGCGGTCTCGAACACGGCGACCTCGCCCTGTCGAAGCTGCGGCCCTGGCCCGCGGCGGACGGGTCGGTCACCGGGAACATGGCCACCGCGCGGCGGATGGCGGACGCCTGCGCGCGCAACGGCGGTGAGTTGATCCGGCACATCAGCACGGTCGACGAGGCCCGCGACATCGACCGCATCCGCGCCGCGCTCGGCGAGCGCAGGCTCTCCGCGTGGGGTGTCTCGTACGGTACGTACGTCGGCGCCGTATACAGCCAGTTGTTCCCGCAGCGCACCGACCGCGTCGTGCTCGACAGCAATGACGACCCCGATCCCGTGAGGGTCTCCCGGGGCTGGCTCGCCGCGTACGAGACCGGGGTCGAGGACACCTTCCCCGAGTTCGCCCGGTGGGCTTCGGCGCCCGGCAACCCTGACCGGGTGGCCGCGACGGCGGCAGAGGTGCGACCGCTGTTCCTGCGCCTGGCCGCACGCCTCGACCGCGCACCGATCCCCTGGCCGGGCGCCAACCCCGAGGAGCTGAACGGCAACGTGCTGCGCCAGGCGATGCTCGACAGCTTCTACACGCCCAGCCGTTTCCCCGCCCTGGCGAAGCTGATGCTGGCCGCCCGGAGCGGCACCGTCCCGCCCGCGCCCGCGGCACAGCCCGATGCGGTGCTGCAGAACGTCACCGCGGTCAGCGCCGCGACCATCTGCAACGACGTGGCCTGGCCCCGGTCGGCGGCCGCGTACCTCGACGATGTCGCCGTCAGCCGCCGCGAACACCCGCTGACCGCCGGCATGCCCCGGAACGCGATGGTCTGCGCCGCCTGGCCGTACCCGCCGGAGCAGGCGCCGGTCCGGATCGCGTCGAGAGGGCCGTCCGGCATCCTGCTCGTGCAGAACGCCCACGACGTCGCCACCCCGCTGAGCGGCGCGCGGAAACTCCGCGAGGCGTTCGGGGCGCGGGCCGTCATGGTGACCGTCGACTCCACCGGCCACGGCGCCTACCTGGCCAACGGGAACGCGTGCGGCGACCGCGCCGTCTCCCGCTTCCTGGCGACCGGAGAGCGGCCCGACCGGGACGTCCGCTGCCCGAAGGGGCCCTCACGCCGTGGCTCGTACGTGTGA
- a CDS encoding DUF899 domain-containing protein, with protein MTSHALPPVVDTATWERRLEALRAREKAATRELDAIAAERRRLPMVEMPDYTLEGEDGPVRLADVFEGKRQLIVYNHMWFAGKEWQCPGCTGFTSQYTRLEFLDDYDARFVVVTQGPIKEALAYKQRVGNRMTWYSTANSSFGADVGAPPGGGFAVNVFLRDGDTVYRTWHTNGRGTEQLSHSFALIDLLPYGRQEEWQDSPEGWPQSPTYSRWASSEDIAALYGPGSGGG; from the coding sequence ATGACCAGCCACGCACTACCACCCGTCGTCGACACCGCAACCTGGGAGCGCCGGCTCGAGGCACTTCGCGCCCGGGAGAAGGCCGCGACCCGGGAACTCGACGCCATCGCCGCCGAGCGCCGTCGCCTGCCGATGGTCGAGATGCCCGACTACACCCTCGAGGGCGAGGACGGCCCCGTTCGGCTGGCGGACGTCTTCGAGGGCAAGAGGCAACTGATCGTCTACAACCACATGTGGTTCGCCGGCAAGGAATGGCAGTGCCCGGGCTGCACGGGGTTCACCTCGCAGTACACCCGCCTGGAGTTCCTGGACGACTACGACGCGCGATTCGTCGTCGTCACCCAGGGCCCGATCAAAGAGGCACTCGCCTACAAGCAGCGGGTCGGCAACCGGATGACCTGGTACTCGACTGCCAACAGCTCCTTCGGGGCCGACGTCGGCGCACCGCCCGGCGGAGGATTCGCGGTCAACGTGTTCCTGCGCGACGGCGACACCGTCTACCGCACCTGGCACACCAACGGCCGGGGCACCGAGCAGCTCAGTCACAGCTTCGCGCTGATCGACCTCCTGCCGTACGGACGGCAGGAGGAATGGCAGGACTCACCCGAAGGCTGGCCTCAGTCACCCACCTACAGCCGGTGGGCGAGCTCCGAGGACATCGCCGCGCTCTACGGCCCGGGCTCCGGCGGCGGCTGA
- a CDS encoding TIGR03936 family radical SAM-associated protein: protein MQRIRLRYTKRGRLRFTSHRDFQRAFERALRRAEVPMAYSAGFTPHPKVSYANAAPTGTGSEAEYLEIALTEARDPERLRVLLDESLPAGLDVLEAVEARTSGLADRLTASVWELRLDGVDPAEAERAVAAFNAAESVEVQRLTKNGMRTFDARPAVASLERVEAHSSPADRPSDQPCAILRLVVRHVTPAVRPDDVLSGLRAVADLAPPVPAAVTRLAQGLFDEETGTVTDPLAPDREAAATEPHPAAATAAATAPA from the coding sequence GTGCAGCGCATTCGACTGCGTTACACCAAGCGCGGCCGCCTCCGGTTCACCAGCCACCGTGACTTCCAGCGCGCCTTCGAGCGTGCGTTGCGCCGTGCCGAGGTGCCGATGGCGTACTCGGCGGGGTTCACGCCGCATCCGAAGGTGTCGTACGCCAATGCCGCACCCACCGGCACGGGCAGTGAGGCGGAGTACCTGGAGATCGCGCTCACCGAGGCGCGCGATCCGGAGCGGCTGCGTGTCCTCCTCGACGAGTCGTTGCCCGCCGGGCTCGACGTCCTGGAGGCGGTCGAGGCCCGCACGTCGGGGCTCGCCGACCGGCTGACGGCCTCCGTGTGGGAGCTGCGGCTGGACGGTGTGGACCCGGCGGAGGCAGAGCGTGCCGTCGCGGCCTTCAACGCGGCCGAGAGCGTCGAGGTCCAGCGCCTGACCAAGAACGGCATGCGCACCTTCGACGCCCGACCCGCCGTCGCGAGCCTGGAGCGCGTCGAAGCGCACAGTTCGCCGGCTGATAGGCCGAGCGACCAGCCCTGTGCGATACTGCGGCTGGTTGTTCGGCACGTGACGCCTGCCGTACGACCCGACGACGTCCTGTCCGGTCTCCGCGCCGTGGCCGACCTGGCGCCGCCGGTCCCCGCAGCGGTGACCAGGCTGGCGCAGGGGCTGTTCGATGAAGAGACCGGCACGGTGACCGACCCGCTCGCGCCCGACCGCGAGGCAGCAGCGACCGAGCCGCATCCGGCCGCCGCCACTGCCGCCGCGACGGCGCCGGCGTAA